In the genome of Ictalurus furcatus strain D&B chromosome 13, Billie_1.0, whole genome shotgun sequence, one region contains:
- the LOC128617543 gene encoding clarin-3 yields the protein MPSSEKILYFLSSAVLTIVGLAVLSYGMSAEWASSIMACSPKIDNGTTKSGTAIFRMGLFKGSAIKDSCPYFTAVTDDIPVFERLSNIGGNGIGLHATVVVLLVFALVASAGSILITLYNTISNPYETYMGPIGLYVCSGISACLSFLAMVLNLINLLGINIAKEMVLKGDNDITLKDGAVTFEAGFFMILPYITVNLLAILLVYLYAHAAYRQRQEQQKPTEDAPKEILMY from the exons ATGCCATCGAGTGAGAAGATTTTGTACTTCCTGTCCAGTGCTGTGTTAACTATAGTCGGCTTGGCGGTCCTCAGTTATGGGATGTCAGCAGAGTGGGCCTCCTCCATCATGGCCTGTTCACCTAAAATTGACAATGGAACAACGAAGTCTGGAACTGCAATCTTTCGCATGGGACTGTTCAAAGGCAGTGCGATCAAAGATTCCTGTCCTTATTTTACCGCTGTTACAGACGATATCCCAG TGTTTGAAAGGCTCAGTAACATTGGGGGTAATGGAATAGGCTTACATGCCACGGTGGTTGTTCTGTTGGTCTTTGCTCTGGTGGCCTCTGCAGGTAGCATACTCATCACTCTCTACAACACCATCAGTAATCCATATGAAACCTATATGGGTCCTATTGGATTGTATGTCTGCAGTGGAATAAGtg catGCTTGTCGTTTTTGGCAATGGTCCTGAACCTGATTAATCTGCTTGGGATCAACATAGCAAAGGAGATGGTGTTGAAGGGAGACAATGACATAACGCTGAAGGATGGGGCTGTGACTTTTGAGGCTGGCTTTTTTATGATTCTGCCGTACATTACCGTTAACCTGCTTGCCATACTCCTGGTGTATCTGTATGCGCACGCAGCCTACAGACAACGCCAAGAACAGCAGAAACCCACGGAGGATGCACCCAAAGAGATTCTGATGTACTAA